A genomic window from Cricetulus griseus strain 17A/GY chromosome 4, alternate assembly CriGri-PICRH-1.0, whole genome shotgun sequence includes:
- the LOC100764001 gene encoding cytochrome c oxidase subunit 6A1, mitochondrial isoform X2, with amino-acid sequence MVAAVCASRMSGLLSRALPRVGRPMSSGAHGEEGSARMWKALTYFVALPGVGVSMLNVFLKSRHAEHERPEFVAYPHLRIRTKPFPWGDGNHTLFHNPHVNPLPTGYEDE; translated from the exons ATGGTGGCGGCCGTGTGTGCGTCTCGGATGTCTGGGCTGCTGAGCCGGGCCCTCCCGCGGGTGGGACGGCCCATGTCGAGTGGCGCCCACGGCGAGGAGGGTTCAG CTCGCATGTGGAAGGCTCTCACCTACTTCGTGGCGCTGCCTGGGGTGGGAGTGAGCATGCTCAACGTCTTCCTGAAGTCGCGACACGCGGAGCACGAGAGACCCGAGTTCGTCGCCTACCCGCACCTCCGCATCAGGACCAAG CCCTTCCCCTGGGGAGATGGTAACCATACCCTCTTTCACAACCCTCATGTGAACCCACTTCCGACTGGCTATGAAGATGAGTAA
- the Triap1 gene encoding TP53-regulated inhibitor of apoptosis 1 produces MNSVGEACTDMKREYDQCFNRWFAEKFLKGDGSGDPCTDLFKRYQQCVQKAIKEKEIPIEGLEFMGHGKEKPENSS; encoded by the exons ATGAACAGCGTCGGGGAGGCTTGCACTGACATGAAGCGCGAATACGACCAATGCTTCAACCGCTGGTTTGCCGAGAAGTTCCTCAAAGGGGACGGCTCCGGGGACCCGTGCACCGACCTCTTCAAACGCTACCAACAGTGTGTCCAG aaagcaataaaggagaaagagattCCTATAGAAGGACTGGAGTTCATGGGCCATGGCAAAGAAAAGCCTGAAAACTCCTCTTGA
- the LOC100762845 gene encoding glutamyl-tRNA(Gln) amidotransferase subunit C, mitochondrial isoform X2: MSVQASPTLFMAMATAATATSAHPDVVSIARVAPPSSLRRTRSKEMWARALRVRFPATLNRGRGFASKAGPQGKVQEAGQGTHSPRLATQGAGRVPAAKIEHLERLALVNFGSREAVARLEKAIAFADQLHAVDTDGVEPLESVLEDRCVYLRSDNVAEGNCTEELLRNSHHVVEEYFVAPPGNISLPDLVNKTPSPTAE; this comes from the exons ATGTCAGTGCAAGCCTCCCCGACGCTGTTCATGGCGATGGCGACTGCTGCGACGGCGACCTCGGCTCACCCTGATGTCGTCAGTATAGCGCGCGTCGCCCCGCCTTCGTCACTACGGAGGACGAGAAGCAAAGAAATGTGGGCACGGGCACTGCGGGTACGTTTTCCGGCTACCCTGAATCGGGGCCGAGGCTTCGCTTCCAAAGCGGGTCCACAGGGAAAGGTCCAGGAGGCGGGACAGGGGACCCATAGCCCACGCCTCGCCACGCAGGGCGCCGGCCGCGTGCCTGCCGCGAAAATCGAGCATCTGGAGCGTCTGGCGCTGGTGAACTTCGGCAGCCGCGAGGCGGTGGCCCGGCTGGAGAAAGCCATCGCCTTCGCTGACCAGCTGCACGCCGTGGACACCGACGGAGTGGAGCCCCTGGAGTCCGTACTAGAAGACAG ATGTGTCTACTTGAGATCTGACAATGTAGCAGAAGGCAACTGTACTGAAGAACTACTACGAAATTCCCATCATGTTGTGGAGGAGTATTTTGTGGCCCCCCCAG GTAATATTTCTTTGCCAGACTTGGTAAACAAGACCCCTTCTCCTACAGCAGAGTAG
- the Srsf9 gene encoding serine/arginine-rich splicing factor 9 isoform X2, whose protein sequence is MSGWADERGGEGDGRIYVGNLPTDVREKDLEDLFYKYGRIREIELKNRHGLVPFAFVRFEDPRDAEDAIYGRNGYDYGQCRLRVEFPRTYGGRAGWPRGARNGPPTRRSDFRVLVSGLPPSGSWQDLKDHMREAGDVCYADVQKDGMGMVEYLRKEDMEYALRKLDDTKFRSHEGETSYIRVYPERSTSYGYSRSRSGSRGRDSPYQSRGSPHYFSPFRPY, encoded by the exons ATGTCGGGCTGGGCGGACGAGCGCGGCGGCGAGGGCGACGGGCGCATCTACGTGGGGAACCTTCCGACCGACGTGCGCGAGAAGGACCTGGAGGACCTGTTTTACAAGTACGGCCGCATCCGCGAGATCGAGCTCAAGAACCGGCACGGCCTCGTGCCCTTCGCCTTCGTACGCTTCGAGGACCCGCG AGATGCTGAGGATGCAATCTATGGAAGAAATGGTTATGATTATGGCCAGTGTCGACTTCGTGTGGAATTCCCCAGGACTTACGGAGGTCGGGCTGGCTGGCCCCGTGGTGCAAGGAATGGGCCTCCTACAAGACGGTCTGATTTCCGAGTCCTTGTTTCAG GACTTCCTCCGTCCGGCAGCTGGCAGGACCTGAAAGATCACATGCGAGAAGCTGGGGATGTCTGTTATGCAGATGTACAAAAGGATGGAATGGGGATGGTTGAATATCTGAGAAAAGAAGACATGGAGTATGCTCTGCGTAAACTGGATGACACAAAGTTCCGCTCTCACGAG GGTGAAACTTCATACATCCGAGTTTATCCTGAGAGGAGCACTAGCTATGGCTACTCACGGTCCCGGTCTGGGTCCAGGGGCCGTGATTCTCCATACCAAAGCAGGGGCTCTCCACACTACTTCTCTCCTTTCCGGCCTTACTGA